The following are encoded in a window of Mycobacterium sp. ELW1 genomic DNA:
- a CDS encoding class I SAM-dependent methyltransferase: protein MTVTNRGLERAQVPGAFDVGAHAYDKLVGANPGYHDHLRISARRMRIPGGGRGLRLLDAGCGTGASTAALLDAAPHAEIVAVDASAGMLAEANAKSWPDSVRFVHSPIEKIADAGVEGPFDGILAAYLLRNLADPDAQLRTFRELLRPGGTLAVHEYSVRDSRAASAIWNAVCWGIIIPSGWRQTRNATLYRHLWRSVNTFDGAAAFQRRLTAAGFAGVHSETMPGWQRDIVHTFLADAPR from the coding sequence ATGACCGTAACCAACCGCGGGCTGGAACGCGCCCAGGTTCCCGGCGCCTTCGACGTCGGTGCGCACGCCTACGACAAGCTGGTCGGGGCCAATCCCGGCTATCACGACCACCTGCGGATCTCCGCACGACGGATGCGGATTCCGGGCGGCGGGCGTGGATTGCGGCTGCTGGACGCGGGCTGCGGCACGGGTGCCTCGACGGCCGCGCTGCTGGATGCCGCGCCGCATGCCGAGATCGTGGCCGTCGATGCCTCGGCGGGCATGCTGGCCGAGGCGAATGCGAAATCCTGGCCCGACTCGGTCCGCTTCGTGCACAGCCCGATCGAGAAGATCGCCGACGCCGGCGTCGAAGGTCCCTTCGACGGCATCCTCGCGGCGTATCTGTTGCGCAACCTCGCCGACCCGGACGCGCAGTTGCGGACGTTCCGCGAGCTGCTGCGGCCCGGCGGAACGCTGGCCGTGCACGAGTACTCGGTGCGTGATTCCCGCGCCGCCTCCGCGATCTGGAACGCCGTGTGCTGGGGCATCATCATCCCGTCCGGCTGGCGGCAGACCCGCAATGCCACCCTGTATCGGCACCTGTGGCGCAGTGTGAACACGTTCGACGGCGCGGCCGCATTCCAGCGCCGGCTGACGGCAGCGGGTTTCGCCGGTGTGCACAGCGAGACGATGCCCGGCTGGCAGCGTGACATCGTGCACACCTTCTTGGCGGACGCACCGCGATGA
- a CDS encoding FAD-dependent oxidoreductase, producing MIDPRRVAHPAIAGVPHAHALPATPHVVVVGGGIAGLAAATGLAERGVSVDLLESQHYLGGRVGGWTEQLPDGTQVANNRGFHAFFRQYYNLRWLLSRTDPELERLRAVEDYPLVDGEGRRDTFRGLPKTPPWNALAFALRSPTFRMRDLMRLNAVAAAPLAAVSVPDIYEQLDGVDAGTFLTDINFPVAARHLAFEVFARSFFARPERLSAAELATMFHIYFLGSSEGLVFDVAASNFDTALWEPLGQYLIEHGVRVRRGVSVESVARGGAKRLQVRDSTGATIDADGVVLATDVAALQRIVAASPGLGDEGWRHNIAQMQTAPPFMVQRLWLDRPVNSDRPAFLGTGGLDPVDNISVVSNYESQAAEWARAHRGSVVEVHSYSVGDEPAVDDLRERMLARLHQLYPETAAAGIVKEALLVRDDCPLFAPGAFANRPTVETPVHGLMLAGDGIRIDLPVALMERAATTGWTAANQLLAGWGISGHTLHTVPVHGRSPLLRRLASRERRAS from the coding sequence ATGATCGACCCTCGTCGCGTCGCCCACCCGGCAATCGCCGGGGTGCCGCATGCCCACGCGCTGCCCGCCACGCCGCACGTCGTCGTGGTCGGTGGCGGGATCGCCGGCCTGGCGGCTGCCACCGGCCTGGCTGAACGCGGTGTCTCCGTTGACCTTCTGGAGTCGCAGCACTATCTGGGCGGGCGGGTCGGCGGCTGGACCGAGCAGCTTCCCGACGGCACCCAGGTGGCGAACAACCGCGGCTTCCACGCGTTCTTCCGGCAGTACTACAACCTGCGGTGGTTGCTGAGCCGCACCGATCCCGAGCTCGAGCGGCTGCGGGCCGTCGAGGACTATCCGCTGGTCGATGGCGAGGGCCGGCGCGACACCTTCCGCGGGCTGCCGAAGACCCCGCCGTGGAATGCGCTGGCCTTCGCGCTGCGCAGCCCCACCTTCCGGATGCGGGACCTGATGCGGCTCAACGCCGTTGCTGCCGCCCCGCTGGCCGCGGTGTCGGTACCGGACATCTATGAGCAGCTCGACGGAGTCGACGCGGGCACCTTCCTGACCGACATCAATTTCCCCGTCGCCGCCCGCCACCTCGCATTCGAGGTATTCGCCCGCAGTTTCTTCGCCCGGCCGGAGCGGCTCTCGGCGGCGGAGCTGGCGACGATGTTCCATATCTACTTCCTGGGCTCGAGCGAAGGATTGGTCTTCGACGTCGCCGCGTCGAATTTCGACACCGCGCTGTGGGAACCGTTGGGCCAGTACCTGATCGAGCACGGTGTTCGAGTGCGACGTGGGGTGTCGGTGGAATCGGTGGCGCGCGGTGGCGCCAAGCGGCTACAGGTGCGCGATTCCACCGGAGCCACCATCGACGCCGACGGTGTGGTGTTGGCCACCGATGTCGCTGCGCTGCAACGAATCGTGGCCGCCTCGCCGGGCCTCGGTGACGAGGGCTGGCGTCACAACATCGCACAGATGCAGACCGCGCCGCCGTTCATGGTGCAGCGACTGTGGCTGGACCGTCCGGTGAACTCCGATCGGCCTGCCTTCCTCGGCACCGGCGGCCTGGACCCTGTCGACAACATCAGCGTGGTCAGCAACTACGAAAGCCAGGCCGCCGAATGGGCTCGCGCACATCGTGGTTCGGTCGTCGAGGTGCATTCCTACTCGGTGGGTGACGAGCCTGCGGTCGACGACCTTCGCGAGCGCATGCTGGCCCGGCTGCACCAGCTCTACCCGGAGACCGCAGCGGCCGGGATCGTCAAGGAGGCACTGCTGGTCCGTGACGACTGCCCGTTGTTCGCCCCGGGTGCGTTCGCCAACCGGCCGACCGTCGAGACCCCGGTCCACGGTCTGATGCTGGCCGGCGATGGGATCCGCATCGACCTGCCCGTCGCGCTGATGGAGCGCGCCGCCACCACCGGATGGACGGCTGCCAACCAACTGCTCGCCGGGTGGGGGATCTCCGGACACACCCTGCACACCGTGCCGGTACACGGACGCTCACCGCTGTTGCGCCGGCTGGCCAGCCGGGAAAGGCGCGCGTCATGA
- a CDS encoding MarR family transcriptional regulator: MADALHPSQMRTYFALTEAASLLQYAVQQQLQAEGGLSYVQFEILAKLVDAGRPLTMTELADEVVYSRSGLTHQAGVLQADGLITRAPSTVDQRATVVTITKAGRRRLDKVLPGHIDVVRGLLFDTLSAQDVRTLGNLMTRVRDHMREQPPRSAAPRKSHGSAH; encoded by the coding sequence ATGGCCGACGCGCTCCACCCGTCGCAGATGCGCACCTACTTCGCCCTCACCGAAGCGGCGAGCCTGCTGCAATACGCCGTCCAGCAACAGCTGCAGGCCGAGGGCGGATTGAGCTACGTCCAGTTCGAGATCCTGGCCAAGCTCGTCGACGCCGGCCGGCCGCTGACGATGACCGAGCTGGCCGATGAAGTGGTCTACAGCCGCAGCGGGCTGACCCATCAGGCCGGAGTTCTGCAGGCCGATGGGCTGATCACCCGTGCACCCAGCACCGTCGATCAGCGAGCGACCGTCGTGACCATCACCAAGGCGGGCCGTCGCCGCCTCGACAAGGTCCTTCCCGGCCACATCGACGTCGTTCGCGGACTGCTGTTCGACACCCTGTCGGCGCAGGACGTCCGCACCCTGGGCAACCTCATGACGCGCGTCCGCGACCACATGCGGGAGCAGCCGCCCCGGTCCGCCGCGCCGCGGAAGAGCCACGGGTCCGCGCACTGA
- a CDS encoding DUF5914 domain-containing protein, whose amino-acid sequence MSFRSRMKSIPLQVIPKANWAGQRPTYQDAQPALITAALRRAEDRPSGNWYVFGASTDVRANRPFGTRVGGLDIVAWRDQQRGLHVGPAACPHLGADLATGKVECGGLICPWHGLRLEGGREFGWKPLPAFDDGVLVWVRLDRVGGEPPLDAPVIPARPAGPRLAAVTRLDGVCEPSDIIANRLDPWHGAWFHPYSFTQLEVLSAPAVDADEDADRFLVAVTFRMGRLGVPVIAEFTAPEPRTIVMRIVDGEGTGSVVETHATPMGPGRDGRPRTAVIEAVVAQSDRTGFHHSLRVAPLITPFMRLAATRLWRDDLAYAERLYALRDNTSG is encoded by the coding sequence ATGAGCTTCCGGTCGCGGATGAAATCGATTCCGCTGCAAGTAATCCCCAAGGCGAACTGGGCGGGACAGCGACCCACCTATCAGGACGCCCAGCCGGCACTGATCACCGCCGCGCTGCGCCGCGCCGAGGATCGGCCCAGTGGAAACTGGTATGTCTTCGGTGCCAGCACCGACGTCCGGGCCAATCGGCCGTTCGGCACCCGGGTCGGTGGACTCGACATCGTCGCGTGGCGAGATCAGCAGCGCGGCCTGCACGTCGGGCCCGCGGCTTGCCCGCATCTGGGTGCCGACCTCGCGACCGGAAAAGTGGAGTGCGGCGGCCTGATCTGCCCGTGGCACGGGCTGCGGCTCGAGGGTGGCCGCGAATTCGGCTGGAAGCCGCTGCCCGCCTTCGACGACGGCGTCCTGGTCTGGGTCCGGCTGGATCGGGTGGGTGGCGAACCGCCGCTCGACGCCCCGGTGATCCCGGCGCGTCCTGCGGGGCCGCGGCTGGCCGCGGTGACTCGGCTGGACGGCGTGTGCGAACCGTCCGACATCATCGCGAACCGGCTCGACCCCTGGCACGGCGCCTGGTTCCATCCGTATTCGTTCACCCAGTTGGAGGTGCTGAGCGCCCCGGCGGTCGACGCCGACGAGGACGCCGATCGGTTCCTGGTGGCGGTGACGTTCCGGATGGGACGACTCGGCGTGCCGGTGATCGCGGAGTTCACCGCCCCGGAGCCGCGCACCATCGTCATGCGGATCGTGGACGGGGAGGGCACCGGCAGCGTCGTCGAAACCCACGCCACCCCGATGGGGCCGGGACGCGACGGTCGCCCACGCACAGCGGTGATCGAAGCCGTTGTCGCACAATCTGATCGCACCGGCTTCCATCACTCGCTGCGGGTGGCGCCGCTGATCACGCCGTTCATGCGCCTGGCGGCCACCCGGTTGTGGCGTGACGACCTCGCCTACGCCGAGCGGCTCTACGCCTTGCGCGACAACACCTCCGGCTAG
- a CDS encoding NADP-dependent oxidoreductase produces the protein MKAAIYHRYGDSDVLQYGDIERPAPGAGEVLVKVAGTSFNPVDAGIRGGYLPDVFPIAFPHVPGIDVAGTIVELGAHVSGWQVGDAVVGLLPMVARGAAAEYVVAPAEALATAPTSVPLADSAALPTVGLTAWQALFEVAGLTAGQSILINGAGGAVGGYAVQLAHQAGAKVTATTKPSAAERLRAHGADQLIGYLDYTATPIADGAPFDVVLNLIGTTPDETEALAALVADGGHYVGTMTSGPETPQRGLRSQRVFVRSDAAQLAGLVGRVDAGRLTIDVADRRPLAEIAAVHADADAGRLPGKTILTVG, from the coding sequence ATGAAGGCAGCGATTTACCACCGGTACGGCGACAGCGACGTTCTGCAGTACGGCGACATCGAGCGGCCGGCACCCGGCGCGGGCGAGGTTCTGGTGAAGGTCGCCGGAACATCGTTCAACCCGGTCGACGCCGGGATCCGCGGCGGCTACCTGCCGGACGTCTTCCCGATCGCCTTCCCGCACGTGCCGGGTATCGACGTGGCGGGCACGATCGTCGAGCTTGGCGCTCACGTCAGCGGATGGCAGGTCGGCGACGCGGTGGTGGGTCTGCTGCCCATGGTGGCTCGCGGTGCGGCCGCCGAGTATGTGGTCGCCCCGGCCGAGGCGCTGGCAACCGCTCCGACGTCGGTGCCGCTGGCCGATTCCGCCGCGCTGCCGACCGTCGGTCTCACCGCCTGGCAGGCCCTGTTCGAGGTGGCCGGCCTGACGGCTGGTCAGAGCATCCTGATCAACGGTGCGGGCGGAGCGGTCGGCGGCTACGCGGTACAGCTCGCGCATCAGGCCGGCGCGAAGGTCACCGCCACCACGAAACCCAGTGCAGCCGAACGCCTCCGCGCCCATGGGGCCGACCAGCTGATCGGCTACCTGGACTACACGGCCACCCCGATCGCCGACGGAGCGCCGTTCGACGTGGTGCTCAATCTGATCGGCACGACGCCCGACGAAACCGAGGCACTGGCCGCACTGGTGGCCGACGGCGGGCACTACGTCGGCACCATGACCTCGGGGCCGGAGACTCCGCAACGTGGGCTGCGCAGCCAACGGGTGTTCGTCCGCAGCGACGCCGCCCAACTCGCCGGCCTGGTCGGCCGCGTGGATGCCGGTCGACTGACGATCGATGTCGCTGATCGCCGGCCCCTGGCCGAGATCGCCGCGGTGCACGCCGACGCCGATGCCGGCCGGTTGCCCGGCAAGACGATCCTGACCGTCGGCTAG
- a CDS encoding dihydrodipicolinate reductase — protein sequence MAKRVVIWGTGFVGRMVIPEVLDHPDFELVGVGVSNPAKVGVDVGEICGIPTVGIAATDDVDALIALKPDALVHYGPTAAQADANIDLIGRFLQAGIDVCSTAMTPWVWPKMHLNPPNWIDPITRACEAGQSSCFTTGIDPGFANDLFPMTLMGLTSQIKLVRASELLDYTNYEGDYEFEMGIGREPEFKPLLQNSDILVFAWGATVPMIASAAGIELDEITTTWDKWVTPTERKTVKGVIPAGHVAAVRFTINGVYKGETRIQLEHVNRIGQDAAPDWPSGTQDDVYRVDIQGTPSIFQETAFRFTDGSGRDAATAGCLSTGLRALNAVPAVNDLPPGWVTPLDLPLIPGRGTIR from the coding sequence ATGGCCAAGCGCGTGGTGATCTGGGGTACGGGTTTCGTCGGTCGGATGGTCATTCCGGAAGTGCTGGACCATCCCGACTTCGAACTGGTCGGCGTGGGCGTCAGCAACCCGGCCAAGGTGGGCGTCGACGTGGGGGAGATCTGCGGCATCCCCACCGTGGGCATCGCGGCGACCGACGACGTCGACGCGCTGATCGCACTCAAGCCGGACGCGCTGGTGCACTATGGCCCGACCGCGGCGCAGGCCGATGCCAACATCGATCTGATCGGACGCTTCCTGCAGGCGGGCATCGATGTCTGCTCGACCGCGATGACGCCGTGGGTGTGGCCGAAGATGCACCTGAATCCGCCCAACTGGATCGACCCCATCACCCGGGCCTGTGAGGCGGGCCAGTCGTCGTGCTTCACCACAGGCATCGACCCCGGCTTCGCCAACGATCTGTTCCCGATGACACTGATGGGCCTGACCTCGCAGATCAAACTGGTCCGCGCCTCCGAGCTGTTGGACTACACCAACTACGAGGGCGACTACGAATTCGAGATGGGCATCGGCCGCGAACCCGAGTTCAAGCCGCTGCTGCAGAACTCCGACATCCTCGTCTTCGCCTGGGGCGCGACGGTGCCGATGATCGCCTCCGCGGCCGGCATCGAGCTCGACGAGATCACCACCACCTGGGACAAGTGGGTGACCCCCACCGAGCGCAAGACCGTCAAGGGCGTCATCCCGGCCGGCCACGTCGCGGCGGTCCGCTTCACGATCAACGGCGTCTACAAGGGCGAGACCCGCATCCAGCTCGAGCACGTCAACCGCATCGGCCAGGATGCCGCCCCGGATTGGCCGTCGGGCACCCAGGACGACGTCTACCGCGTCGACATCCAGGGCACTCCCAGCATCTTCCAGGAGACTGCGTTCAGGTTCACCGACGGTTCGGGGCGCGACGCTGCGACCGCGGGCTGCCTGTCCACCGGGCTGCGCGCGCTCAACGCCGTACCGGCCGTCAATGACCTGCCTCCGGGCTGGGTCACCCCGCTGGACCTGCCCCTGATTCCGGGTCGCGGCACCATTCGCTGA